A stretch of DNA from Coccidioides posadasii str. Silveira chromosome 1, complete sequence:
CAAAGTACAGTATGTACAACGCTCAGATCATTGCTGGCAGAAATTGATGCTAAAACCTCTTCTGTGGGGGCGTTTGTATATATGTGCGTATGCGCGGAAACCCAAACTATCGATCCTCCTCAACTTTCTCCCACTCGCTATCCGTACTCACATAACCCGAACTATCATGAGGAGCATGTCGCCGTCTCACTTCTCCCTGACTTCCTTCCGTCACAGTCTGGACTGAGTGCTGGCTCGATGCAGCAGGTGTAGATTCCCTTTTCGACGCAGAAGGGGGTAGTCTGCGGCCCGTAGCGGCGCTGCTAAAAGGCGTTGCAGCAGCCATAGACAACTGGGCTTCTTCGCCGCCTGTTATGCTTTCGGTCTCCGTCTCGCTCTCCGTAGTGTCGATTGCGCCTGGCGGTCGGATCAAGGGTTCCTTGCCAGTAACAGCAGACTGATCGAAACCCTGTTTGCCCCGTGCATCCTTTGCCTTGGCGACATCAAGTTCCGCAACAAACCAGTTTATCGACCACCACAGCGCGCCGCATAGGCAGGAGAGAACcaaaaagtgaatgctgtACGTTGCAACAAGAAGGGCTAGTAGGAGCACCTGTAGGGCCGCAAATGTCGCGTTCGTTGCGACGAGTAAGGTCGGCGTCGCTCCTGGCGTGAAGACGCTGGACCAGAGGTCCGTAAGGAAAGAAGCCATGGGGAAAGGTTTCTATCTACTGCTCGAAGCGGGGTCGGGAGGGATTTCGGTTCGATGGTATTTGAACGTGCCAACCCAAGAAGGTTAGGGTCGAAAGAACCTGTTGCGCGGGAGATAGACGAGTAGCAATGAAGCGAAGGTAAAACTAagatatattttttttaaatataGTTGCCTCAAAATACTCAAATCGGGGTCATGATTCGCGTGTCTCACTGTGTTTATAGTTGGGCAACAGAATGTGGAGGGGTCAGGTGCTAAGAGACAGCGCAAGGAACCGCATCCCAAGTCCGCTGACAGCTCCGTCTCAGGAATCAAGGCCCAACCAAAGGCCCCAGGGTTACCGATTGCCGAAAAGATTCACGTCATAAGAACGGCTGAGAGATCCGAAAGAGCGTATCAAGAGACCATTGGGCGTTGAGGTCTGGAGGAATGTTTTCGCTGTTGAAATAACGCCCGGCGGCATGATTGCATCAATGGGCGCCATCACGCGCAGCGTTTGTTTTTGCTGAGTCAGGGAGTTGGTTGCTTATCTCATCATGGCGCTGCTTGGAAGATTGGCTGGGCTGTTGGGCGCATCGAGTTGCAATGCACGAGCAGAAAGTTAAGACACCGCGGCTGATTTGACAGCCGGTTTTGTGTACAGAGTTCTACATCAATCTCATGAACGCCTTTCATTGGAATCCCGGTGGCTGTTTTCAATTGACAGATGTCGATCGAGGCAGTGGGCATTTCTACAATACAGCTCCTCTCCAAGGCTCAAGCCCTCCACCGTAAACTATAAACACCAGCTTGTCTTCTAGTTAAGTAAGATCAAAGCAACAACCCGAATTTTCCAAAGCGGGAGGTGAGCGGAGAAGCATAACATTTCTCTTTTGCTCTACAATGATAGGGTCCAGCGCCGGAAGTAAATTTGGCTTCACGACGAAATCTcattcccctcccccccctttcCCCCAAAAAGATCTGTGCGGATTGGGCTTTGGAGTTAATCTGACATCTTTTTGTGTGAATTGTTCGTGGCCCAGGTATAATAGCCGGGCCGTTGAGGCTGACATTGCACCCGTCGATTGCAATCCCGCTCGGCCTCTGTCAAGATCAACTTTATCAGCAATAAGCATTTTGTGGCTTGCCAAGATGCGGGCTAAGGTTCATTGCGGGCGAAGCTGGATCTACGCGCAAAAGGCCAACGTGACCCCTGGCCTCACCTTTCATCAGCCATGGCAGATTTGACCTGAAAATGGTGCTGTGATCGAGATATGTAGCACAACTGCCCCGAATGTACTGCCCCATTACAGCACATGATTAACGACAAATGTGGTGTATGTATAGAAGCAATGTCTCACATCTTAACACCCAGAAATTCCCTGGCTCCTAATTCGCATGCGGGATGCCGGGTCTATGGTATCAAGAAGAAGCTTTATGGAGCACCTGGATGAGACAGGGCGCCCACCATGGATATAGCTTACCCTGGGCACCCTTATAACGGACCGCAATGCCCTGTTCCTCCTTCGAACGCCGACAGAAATCCGTTCTACAGTGCAAAGCGCTGGGGTTTGCGCATGCCCTGTCAAGTTTTCTCCCCTCCAAGACCGATTTTGCTTCATTGCCATGGATATAGTTTTTTACGAAAAGAATATAAGGAATATGAGCTTTCACGGGATTCCCCAGAAGCTTATGTTTTTGCTCACCCTGCAGCGGCCATCTTCGATTTTCGCGACACCTATGGCCCATGGAGAGTCAGAAGGCTCTTTACAAACTCCTATGTTTTCCTCTGCGCGGCGTGCTCCACCTTGGGTGGGTTACTGTTTAGACAAGACCAAGGCGTTGTCTCCATTATTCTTGTGATGCCACAGCTCCTCGACCGACTCGAGCAAGTCTCAGAGGCATCCGGCGCAGAGTTCTGGAAAGGCCTAATGACTGCCGTGATTGACCTGACAGCCTTATTTGGCGCATTTAATCAAGCTGGATTGCGGATACGCTCTCGAGGAAACATTTAACGCTAACCGCGGAAATCATTTTCCCATGTTCGATTTTACAAACAACCGGTGATGATTTTGCTATGCTTACCTGCACTCGACTTATTGGTGGTATCGGAGTTGTTATGTTTAGCATGGTGGCCCCTTTGTATATTTCTGAGATTAGCCCGCCTGATAACCGAGGAACATTGTTGATGTTGGAAGAATTCTGCATGGTTGCGTGTGTCTGCATTACATTTTAGATATCTTATGGGACCCGTTCCATGAGTGGAGAGTGGGCATGGAGGGTCCCTTTTTTATTGCAGATGGTTCTAGGCTTTATGCTTGCCATCAGAGTAAGTTTCTTGCCCTTCTCTCCGAGATCGCTGGCGTCGGGATGGCATGATGACGATGCATTACCAAGCCTAGTCCGATTGCGCCAACTTTCCGAGGATGACAAGCGCATTCGGCTACAGCATACTGATGTTTTCGCCGACAGTCGATTCCAGAAAGCAATCAGTGCCACGAGGCATCCAGAGCTCCAAGGCGGGTGCTAACAGTTGGATTTCATCCCGATACTATAGTTGGTCAACATCAACGCTTTGATATCCCACGCTTTTCAATACCAATGGGATGGATTATTCCATGCAACTAATCATGTCTAGCGTTCTTCATATCACCCAGCTCGTTGGCGTGCTTTCAAGGATCTGGACTATGGACCATTTTGACCGCCGGTCGATACTCCTCTGGGGTTCAGTCGCAATGACAACATCTCACGTCATCATCACCGCCCTTGCTGGCCTATTTGATAAACACTTGCCTTCACATCTATCAGAAGGGTAGGTCAGTGTCGGATTCTTGCTCTTCTATATGCTAGCATTTGGAGCATCCTGGACGCCAGTCCCTTGGGCCATGCCGTCCGGTATGCCGTTAATGAACCTAGCCATCGTTGTTTTGTGAAAGTCGTCCCAGCCGATTCGACTTTCAGAAGTCTTCCCATCGTCTCTCCACGTCAGTTCAACAATTTTATCAACGTGAGTAATGTGTATCTTTCTTTTACCTCCCTCCTCGACATCATATCAGTCGTGTCGCCAGTCCTTCGCCAGTCCTTCGCCAGTCCTAACTACTCATGTATTTTTCCAGGACCTTATCACCACTCCCCTCGTCCAAAACGCTGGCTATGGCGCGTATGTCATCTTCGCATTCCTGTGCCTCCTATCATTGATCTGGTGCTTTCTTTCATTCCTGGAACCAGTGGACGTACACTCAAGCAGATGGACCATGTCTTCAAGGATTGTTCCAACGAGCAAGAGGAAGCAATGCGTCGAGAGATCGAAGCCGAATTGTTAAAGGGACGCGTGGAAGTGCCCTCCGGTCTGACGCGCGGTGGTTCAGTTCGATAGCAAGGTAATAGTTGGCAATAGCTCCATGAATACGGAGCACAAACACAGGACAAATCAGCAAACGAAgcaactagttagttaactttCTAGACGGGACGGCGACAGGGAAGAGGAGGTAGTTTGGACACCGATCGGCCCATTCCTACTAGGTTGGAAAACCGGTTTTTTCCCCCTACATGGGATCTTAGCATTTTCATTGAAGAGTTTAAGATAATAATACTCCCGTTAATAGGGGTATTAATTATAATTATGTTCTATTTCCGTGTCCATCCCCGAGTTGTCGAGGACGACCATTGTTGTTTTTTTCGCCATATCACCACTTTTCGTATgcaacaaaagaaaagccAAAATCAAAGCTGACAAAAGAGAGGTTACATATTAAGGAGTAGACCATCGGATCCCAGTAGAAAGGGAAATTCAATATAAATCGCCAGGGAACGTTTGCACTCCGAAACTCCGGAGAGGGAataaaaaggggaaaaaaataaaaataaaaataaaggCAACCAAATGGGGAGAGAAGACCACCAGAGAACACCTCATTTAGAACACCATGATTATCTTGAAGCAGTCAAAGATCTCTCCTTTTCATCCATTTGACGCTTAACTTTGCATTTACCTTGCGAAAGATGCCCATTTCGAGCTGTTGTCCGGGTGAAGACGGCACCACAATAAGGACACTCCGATTTTGCAGCAAGGCCAGCTTTTTCTCGTTGGTGCCGTAAGAGGTTGCTGAAAGTGGAAAACTCACGGCCGTTACAGCCATGATCCCAGCATTGTGGCTTTGTTCGGGAATTAACCACGCGAACCTGAATGCTTGCCCCCGTAGCTGGGTCTGATACGGTAGGGACTGGTGTTGTGGATGCCGAAGGAGGTAAGGAATAACCAGAGTCAGAAAGAGACTCGCTGGTATAGAATGGAGATCTAGTTTATGTCTCGAATTAGCTTTGGGACTTGAAAAACCGAAACCTCGAGCTTACGTACGGTTCATACGGTTGCGCCGACGAGAGGATAGGGATGGAAGATCTAACGTAGAGTAAAGCGTTAGCTCGTCCGGTAAGAGGGTAAAAATAGAAGCGCGTTCTGATCCTTACATTGATGAAGAATATTGAGAGGGAAGGCTGGAAGGAGGAATTTCCACATTATTCGACGATAATGGAGGATTAGAGGATGGTGTTCGGGGATATTCATCAGAGGTGGGGGTATTTGCAAAGAGTGGACTCTGCCTTAATTGTCCATGCGAACTCTGATGAAGCTGAGGGCTGGAGACGCTGGTTCCCGGAGCGAGGTGTGCTTGCTCGGGAACGAAATGAAGCTGCTGTAGGGTAAAGCCTGAGGATTCGAAGGGATGCGAGCTTGCTATGGATGATGGTCGAAGGTCCATGGCTTCAGAACATTGTGCCATCGTCTCTGGTAGACCATCGCCGTAACTCCTTCCTGAATATACAGAGAGGTTGTCGGTTCCATAATCTGAGGACATGCTTAGACAATGCTCATAAATCCAGGGTGAGACAAGAACTTACCCCATAAGCTAGAACGAGACTGAATATCATAGAGGGCTTGTTCGTAACCCGTTGAAGGGGGTGTCACTTCATAACGGAAATGACTGTTTGTCAAAAAACTGTCAACCAAGCGCTGATCGTAGCATTTGCAGAATAGGCAAACTTACTCCGCGTCGTCCAAGGCTGGCTGACTCATTGTTGTATTATAAAAACCTTCGTAAGAAGGACTCGCGCGAAATTCAGTTTCGAACTGATGAGAAGGATTGGTAGCGATTTTCGCTGTCATTATGTGAAACTGAGATAGATCTCGCTGGCCTTGGGTCGTTCCCGTAGTCGGGTGCGAAAGATAGACGGACGACATGACCGGAGACCCCTGTTGCGAAGAAGACGAGATCGCATGTGACGGAGGGGTTCGGGAGGAAAGTCTGAGGTTCTGAAGGGTTGAAGGCGAAAGCGAAGCCCGCTGGCCACGTTCAGCAACTCTTGATCTGTTGTGTGAAATATAATCCTTTTCTGGAAGAGAATTTCGTAGGGTCATTCCAAGATCCTCTTGGGCAGAGATAGGAAAACGTAATGGAAGCGCTAGAAGGTTTGAACCGGGTATTTGGACTTGTATCATTTCCAAGGGCCCGATAGTCCAGCACATCGGATTTGCTCTAAAGTCAGCACGATCAGGTGTAAACAGAAACTTGTCAGCGAAAATGGATATTTAAGAAGAAACCCAAATATAGGGACAATATATCAAGCTTTGGGTTCATTAAGTGCTGCCACCTTGCTTCACAGTTTTATAAAAGTGTCCCCGGTGGGACGTCAGCCACCTCCCACAGCCGCACACACAGGACAGGATGCGAGAATGTGAGCCTGCAGATCCATTCAGACATCTGTACCTCCATTAGCCTGAGGCGCTGCGGGAAGATTAAATCTACCACAGAAAACATGGGTCTTGAAGACGGTTCTTTGTAGGGCTAGTTTGAGAGCTTGATGAGCCGGTCCACTGTGACCATTTGCTGGGTTCAAATTCGGCCAGGACAATGCGGGAATATCATGTTAATCAGCGCTATCCAATTAGCCACGAGTCCGGTGGTTTTTTAAACGTCCTGGTCACGACTCCACATGCGTGGAGGAGAACGTTGCTGTATGTCACGTTGCTGTATGTCACGTTGGTACACGGTATTATGGCCAGTTCCTTTGGATTCACAGAGAAAGACCCATAATACGTGCCAATCTGATTCGATTTTGGGGGTTCGTTAGCCTTGGGTATCCCTGGCCCCTTATCCCGGAAACCTCTCCAGGGTTTCACATCTTATTTGGTCTTCCGTACCGGCCCCTGACCTGGGTGGCTTcgggagaaaaggaaagggcCGAAGCAGCACGATCCCTGATCGTCCATTGGGTGCAGAACCGCTCTGCAACCTGTAACGGGTAAGATATTTTATTTACTTATTTTCTCAGGGACAAAGAATGGAATATTTCTAGAAGCATCAATATTTTGCTAATGGGCGGTATCAGACGAGCGCTCGGCCCAAGAGCCACTTTTTAGACCCGATTTTAGCCAAGCAGCGCTGGACATCCTCCTTCGCTTGGCAGGGCCACATGCATAACTTTTTCCAAAATTGAAGGCAGATCTCGGGGTTGACAGAAGTCTGATCAAAGACGGAAAAgggttagttagttagcaGCATGAGTTAATCGAGCGTCAGTAGGCAGCCCAAAAGGCTGCGGTTTTGTTCCTGAAGAACCGAgcaactatgtatgtatgCTACCCTGGCAAGGAGGAAACGTGGCCAATCAAGGTTGTATCCAACACCTGAATGTTACCAACGCTGGGGGCTGAAGAGACGGCAATGAAGAGAATAGAAGTTGGTCAAAAGTATGGTctgcgtactccgtaggtgCTTAGCAGGCAGTTATTATTTGTTTTTAGTTGCCATCCAGTCTGTACCAGCAGCCTGCAAGAGACGGTGTTATTCTGCAGGTCGAAATTCGGCTTCAAGAGGGAGCGCATTTGCCCCATCGCCAGCACTCCACACCGATGTCACTTACTGCTGCGTAATCCAAAGTATATTCTCCCCGCTCTCGGCTTCTTTGACGCCTTTTCCCATACGAAACCAGAGGCTTCCTTCAGCCAAGTGCTTCGTGCTCGAAGAAAGTTCAGGGCCAGAGGTGATAATTACATAATCCGATATTCCGGATCAACTTTTCTCCCGGAACCGGATCCCTGTCGGCCTCGAAAGTAACGAATCGTAGCTTCGGAGTCGCTCGCCGCAGGTGGCACCACCACGCCGCCGCGAACCAGTTATCGCTCGCTGTCGAAAACAATCCAGGCCAAGCGGCGTGAGGAAGTGGGGTGGGACTGGGGGCCCACCTCTCGGATCTGTGCTTTCTCCTCCCTTGATGGTCTGCTGGGGCACTGCCGTGGACACTCTGCTGCTCTTCCAGAGCGTGGTGGACAACCCCCAAATACGGAGTAATCTGCATATATAACCAACTTACTTCTAACCTGTGCGACCTGCACTGGCGGGCTTCCCGTTTAAGCTTAACCTTTAAGTGAGCATGTTCCAATGGTTCTCAACATGGCCAACCGGCTTCTTGGGGCTTTGAAGGCGGAGGGCATGCGGACGCTTTCAAAGTTTGGAATGGCCCCGTAGTGAGCATGAAAATTTCGAAGCATTTTAGCCGGGAGCCCTGGTCATAACTTGACACAACCAAGAAATAGTTACGATTCGgaagatttttttttttttctaacTCTGTGTCGCAGCGTGGTTGGCAACCCTTCCCCTTTCTGTCCCGCTTGTGAACACGGGATTTACAAACGCCCCTTTTATCGTCCTTGACTACGAAGGTAGTTGACCCGATTCGGGGCAAGTTTTAGCGGGCGATTGCGAGTTCCGACAACGATCGAATAGTCTAGTTCAGTTAATGGACGCCCGCAATAAACCGATTTCTATTCACTATTGTGGTCGACTTAACAGCGGTGTTAAGAACGCTGCGAGCCGCTTCCCGAGTATCAGGGTTCGATtcatttttctctttttttcttttttttttttttttttttttaggcTGTATCCAGTTCTGCTTCAATGCCATAAGAAGAACGACATGCAAGGCGGTATATGCGTGAGATAAATATCCAGCTTTGCAGGAGCCTGTCGATCCTGTTGGTGTGTTTCTCTGTGCTACACACGCCGCGGTACATACGATCTCCGACGCAGTTCTCCAAACGACGGACTGTCCCCGAAAAAGTGGTGCCCAGGAGTAAGAGAATGTACTGTATGTACATCACTCTCCATAAAGCTGCGGCCAGGCACTCCGTACTAAGTTGTGCCTTCGACCCTGGAATCTCCTAACTCCTGGTTTGGGTTTAAGCAAAGATTGTGATTCATCAGAGAGTTATGCACGAAATATTGGTTCGGAATATTAACCCTCCTGGCCCGGTCCTCTTCTTTCCCTTGCCACGCCGGCCGTTGACAATGATGTGCTCGTTTTCCGGGGTATAAACTTGAGAGGATGAAGACGCAGGGAATCTCCAGGGATCGAATCCACGCTGTCAAATGATGTAGGTACAGTTATCACCGTCATTAATGCCCGGGAACCCATATCCAGGTATGAATCCATTACGTACAGCCTGACTTATTTATCTTTCAAAGTAGGTTTCGAGAGGCTACAGCTTCTCAGAGACTTCATCTATGCCTTTCACAACATTTGCCGCTTTGGATTAACGTGATGGGGCTCGACTCAGAGCGGGTGAGCCAAAAAAAAGCCTTTCCTCGCTTGAAAATCAACGATTGGAATGGAAGAATAATGTTCCCAGCGCCTGATGTCAAATAAGAGTGTCATCACTTCCTGCCTTGGATATTTCATCACTCTGCTCCATTGGATCATTGAGAAAGCGACTAGGCAGGTGACACATTCCCAGAATCGAGATAACGCGCTTCATATCGAATTGCTGTTAGTTTCATAACGATTATCCTTCTCCAACGCTCGCTTCATGCTCGAAGTTACTAGGATTTCAAGTTTGCTCAGTCCTGCTACTGAGTTTACGCTGCACGTAAAATTGTTTATCGATCGGGGGCCCCGTAACCCGTAAATATCATTGGATTGGGTTGTCCTTGTGTTCCAATCCACATGGTCCGTATCGAATCCCCTATTGCCAGCTGCGTGTTATGACCCTGTTCTTAGACTAGCACAACTCGCCGCAAGTGAATTTTTCATACCATCTTACTCTAACACTTGAGCATTGGCAAAGCAGTATAGCAACTGCGAGCTAGCTATATTGCCATGTTGTCGAACGGGTTTTACCCCCGGCGATTTAAGATGGGTATGCGATTAGTAGTTACTGTGCTCTATGGACGTATACCTACCTTGCCCCCTTTGCCATTAAACTATCTTCACACGGTATAAACGTACAGCGACATGCATTTGTTCAAACAAACTTTCGGCAGGCATGTTGA
This window harbors:
- a CDS encoding uncharacterized protein (EggNog:ENOG410PJJA~COG:D~TransMembrane:2 (o20-41i48-66o)) — translated: MASFLTDLWSSVFTPGATPTLLVATNATFAALQVLLLALLVATYSIHFLVLSCLCGALWWSINWFVAELDVAKAKDARGKQGFDQSAVTGKEPLIRPPGAIDTTESETETESITGGEEAQLSMAAATPFSSAATGRRLPPSASKRESTPAASSQHSVQTVTEGSQGEVRRRHAPHDSSGYVSTDSEWEKVEEDR
- a CDS encoding uncharacterized protein (EggNog:ENOG410PMT3~COG:G~TransMembrane:2 (i104-130o150-168i)), translated to MDIAYPGHPYNGPQCPVPPSNADRNPFYSAKRWGLRMPCQVFSPPRPILLHCHGYSFLRKEYKEYELSRDSPEAYVFAHPAAAIFDFRDTYGPWRVRRLFTNSYVFLCAACSTLGGLLFRQDQGVVSIILVMPQLLDRLEQVSEASGAEFWKGLMTAVIDLTALFGAFNQAGLRIRSRGNI
- a CDS encoding uncharacterized protein (EggNog:ENOG410PMT3~COG:G) is translated as MTTSHVIITALAGLFDKHLPSHLSEGHRCFVKVVPADSTFRSLPIVSPRQFNNFINDLITTPLVQNAGYGAGRTLKQMDHVFKDCSNEQEEAMRREIEAELLKGRVEVPSGLTRGGSVR
- a CDS encoding uncharacterized protein (EggNog:ENOG410PR44); translation: MIQVQIPGSNLLALPLRFPISAQEDLGMTLRNSLPEKDYISHNRSRVAERGQRASLSPSTLQNLRLSSRTPPSHAISSSSQQGSPVMSSVYLSHPTTGTTQGQRDLSQFHIMTAKIATNPSHQFETEFRASPSYEGFYNTTMSQPALDDADHFRYEVTPPSTGYEQALYDIQSRSSLWDYGTDNLSVYSGRSYGDGLPETMAQCSEAMDLRPSSIASSHPFESSGFTLQQLHFVPEQAHLAPGTSVSSPQLHQSSHGQLRQSPLFANTPTSDEYPRTPSSNPPLSSNNVEIPPSSLPSQYSSSISSIPILSSAQPYEPSPFYTSESLSDSGYSLPPSASTTPVPTVSDPATGASIQVRVVNSRTKPQCWDHGCNGREFSTFSNLLRHQREKAGLAAKSECPYCGAVFTRTTARNGHLSQGKCKVKRQMDEKERSLTASR